From the genome of Prunus persica cultivar Lovell chromosome G8, Prunus_persica_NCBIv2, whole genome shotgun sequence:
GTATGCATGATCTAATCACTGCATGAGCACGTTCTGTCACTTCTTAGGTCCATTTTGACAGTGAGAGGGTTTGGGATATATATCATCGAATGGTTTTGGATTCATGTCGCGATGTCGCTTTATGTAATTTATGCTTAAAGGATTTTGACTGTACATTGTAGTAGTGTGTTATTCCCAAAGTTGACAACTGATTGgaaattttcattaatatgtacATTGTGAAATGAATGTCTTCAGCTATTTTTGTGTTTCTGAGTTCAGATCAGATATAAGAAATGTGAACTTTAGAGAAAAATAGATAAAGGGCCCACATCCCTATATACGGGCTTAACAATTATTGACTGGCCCAAAATAAAACCAGGTTGCTGAAAATGTGAAGCTCACTAAAGTAGCCCATGCATCATATCTAAACAAGACTGTGGCCCTGTGGGATGACAAGACGACATCGTTTTGTTGGGGGTGACCAGTAGTagcttaaaattttcaaaagcagagagagaggactgagagggggagagaggggGCTGAGATGGCGAGAGCAGAAGCATTGAACGCGTACAGGGCGCTGCTAAGAGCGACTCGGAAGTCGTTCGCCGGAGACACACCGATGCTAAAGGGGTCGGCGGCGGAGGTCCGCAAGAAGTTCGAAGAGAATAGGCACGTGACCTCGGATGTGGAGATCCAGAGACTCCTGGAAGAGGCACGCGAGGCCGCCCTTTTCATCACCCAAATGATCGTCCAGGCTAAGCTCAATTCTCGCGGCGGTTATGGTAAACTTTCATTTCCAATGAAATCATCTCTCTCGTGAATAAATCCCATATCGAATTAACCAGAAGTTGTTGTATGTCGTTGAATGCCTTTGTCATGCCTTGAAGGTGTTTGTTAAATTGCTCCTTTGGCTGCTTTCCTATACTTTTATTTACCATTTGCTTGTTTgcttttattgttgttgtgtCGAAATCTGATAACCTTTTGTGTCAATGACAATGAAGCTCCAATAAGATGGCTACTTAGATTTAGCTTTGAATTTTATGAGAAAGCTTCCAAATTGATTTGTTTACATTCAAACACTGATTGATTTATGCAGAAGTGAAGGCAGACAAAGATCATGCGGGAGCAACGCTTGAGGTTCCTTCTGAAGAACTTCTTCCCAAGTCTTGAGAAGCAAAGGCTTTTTCACTCGCAATTTATGGCGGCGTGCGGCTCGAGGGTTTTGGTGCTTTGCGGTGCCCCATTCCATTTGGTTGTCTAGGAAGTTTTCAAGAATTAGTTATAAGTTGAGCCATTGTTCTTAAACAATTTGTTGTTTTTCGATAAGTAAGTGGAATGATTTCAGGGATCTAATGGTCTTCATTTCACTGTATTTTTTATCCTTGTTCCGAAACAGTTCATAAGAGTCCAAATTGTGAACCAAACAGCGAAAATTGACGGAACCTTGAAATGTGAAAATTCAttaagaaaacccaaaactacTAATATTCATTTTTGCAAGTTGGAGTTAATGAATTTTTCGTTTTTTGGGGTTTCACAAATGAATTTTTGTATTTCTGGGCTTTGTGAAtgaattttttgcattttgggATTTTCCCATATCAAGGTTTTGTAAAATGAATTTTCAATggtgaaaaaattcattagcAAAAATTCATTGGCGAAAggaggaaaacaaaatatattcaTTAGTGAAATCCCAAATTGCGAGAATTCATTGGCAAAACCTAGAAATTCGAAAATTCATTTGTGAAACCCTAAACTCTAAAAATTCATTCAtaaaccccaaaaagtgaaaattcaTTTGCTTAACCCCAAAATGCAAAAATTCATTAGTGAAACCCAAGATGcaaaaatttattaatgaaCCCCAAACTGTTACTCATATTGCCAAAATTCACTGGTGAAACCTCGAAATGTGAAAGGTCATTAGCAAAGCCCCAACCCGTGAAAATTCTTCGACAAAATCCTAAAACGCGAAAATTCATCGGCGCAACCTTAAAAGACAAACATTCATTcatgaaaccaaaaaacacGAAAATTCATTTGCTTGACCCTAAAAtgcaaaaattcattttgcaaAACCCCAAAATGAGAAAATTCACTAGTAAACTCTAAAATGCAAATATTCATTTGCGAAACGCTGCCGATTTAGCCAATTTGAAAATTGCaattttgaatgaagaaattataTTGTTGAGCTCAACCTACACATTTTCCAACTTGAACAAAACGAAAACTGAGTTACATGACCGTTATTGGTGCGACAAAACATATCTATTGATGAGTGCACAAAATTGCTGTCCTCACAAAGAATGCACACAtccaaattctccaccattacAAATGGTTTGtcaagtaaaaaagaaaagacggACTGTCTCCAATCTAGCCCTGAGCTTCGGAAGTGGCTAGTCTTCCTCAATATCGTCACCATCTTCTTcgtcattttcttcatcttcctcatcATGTTCATCCTCATCATTTTCCATATCTTCATGGTTGTCTTTGGTTTTCTTACCATCACCATTTCCTGAAGAACAAGAGATAAATAGAAGGCTGGGCAAACATATATCACTCACGCTTATCTTAATCAATATAAACGTGCACTTTGTAACAATTCACaccaagaaagagaaaagggaaGGCAGAATGATTAACATACCAAACTCATCGAAGATGACTCCACCAGAGCACAATCCTTCCTCAATCTTCATGAGCTGAAGAGTCATCCTGGGTCCTATCTCTTGGAGCTTGACAGcactttttgtagaagcccgATTGACCCTCCCGAGATCACTAGCCAAAGTGACTGTTgctgcttcatcatctgcttcACTTTCTGATCCATAGCCAGCCCTTCAGAATcgacagaaaaaagaaagaagataaaatGACCAAGTTTAGTCCACCTTCTAACTGCAAAACATGCAGAAGTTTATATTCCTGTTCATTATCTTTTCTATATTGCACTTCATTACagtccttttattttttatttttgcctaAAAGCATTCGAAGACGATATCACCACACTAAAACACCATGAAAACAACCTTGAGAAATCATATAAATTCATGCATGACGTATCAACTATATGACTGAAGGAATCAAATAAGATGGATTTAATGGCAGATCAGATTTATGCATTCTTTATCAAACTTACATAAGATATATTTGAAGGCAGAACAGATCATAAGCATTCTTTAGCAAACGTACTTAACATTTCTAGCTATCAACTCTAGCAATCTAGTAGAGTTTCCCTAACTTGATCCACAGTGAGAAATCAGTGGACCTCAAAAAACTGTTGAATCAGATACTCtttgaacaaaaaatttatccTCTCATTTTCCTTTCCAAGCTGATTTAAAATTCCTCAAATCCAACAATAAAATAACTAAACAGTAAGAAAATTGTCTTACTTTGTGACAAAATCACTCACGTCTTGAAGATTCCTTAGATCAGGGACTTGATGGTTCTGAACAAATCTTCTTAATCTGCGGGAGACACCCACAGGCTGTAATCTTATGGAGTAATGCCGAAAATCAATCAGTTTTGTGTCTTTGTTGTAATTAAGCAATACTATTCTCTGGCATGAAGAGAGTTTCACCTGAAATATTCAAATCAAGACCACAGTAAGTTGGGGAAAAATGCTTTTGATACTGACAATTGGGTTGATATCATTTTGTGAACTAACAGTGTTAACATCAATGGATGGAAAGATGTTCTGAAATAGAATTGTTGTGAGCTTCAAATGTTGCTCTCCAGTCCCAAAACCAGAAAGAACGATCTgccacaaccaaaaaaaaaaaaaaaaaaaaaaaacaagtatacGTTAAAACCCAAATTGTGATATTCTTTAGTGGAACTTCACATAAGATAAATGTGCCTCAGCCAAATGAAACTGATAATGCATCAACTAAACTGCAGTTTGGGAATGAATGAGAgaccgaaaaaaaaacattagaaaGAACTGGTCAGGACATTTAaatatacttttatttcttcattttgtgaTAGAGATATAAGATTACCAAAGGGGCATTCTTGAAAAGATCTTGAGGACATCTAGGCCGCAGTTGAGATCGAACAACATCAGTTGCCAAAGAATACTCCTGTATTTTAAATGTAAGTGTTGGGCCTTGAGGTGTCCTCGCAACCCTAAGGTATGGTGCAGTTGGAGTTTTCGACAACATGAGGAAATGTGTAACCCCCATAGGTCCAGCAACATTCAAAAAGTCTTTAAGTTTGTTCCGCCTGTTCTCCTGCAAAAACATTGTGGAAAAAGCTCAGTTCTTTACTTgagatttttaatttaaaattcatcagctcttcaaattaaaattttgaatcatAGCACTTCTCAATTtctaaaaacatgaaaaacccATGTAGCAACAAAggccaaaacaaatattttcgtACCTTAAGCTTAAGAGCAGTATAGGGAAGCATCAACTTCCTCAGATCCGCTTGAAGTTGTTTTAGAGGACCAGGCAACCTATATCTGGAAAACACAAAGCTCCTTGGGATTTTATCCCCTGTGACATGGTCCACAGTAGCCTGCTGCTTCTTGGAAACTGGTTTCACAAAAaccttctttttctgttttggaatttcaattaatagaaaaaaaatcagtcaAAATTGAATAAACGTTTACATAATTATGAACAATGTTCAGCGAGAAcaaaatttcctttctttagttttctcGTCAACCAAACACAAGCTGCAAGTTCAAGCAAACTATATAGAAGTAAATATGCTTACATTTCGGAAACGAGCCATGGCTTCCAAGAATATTGAGTTTCAGTGCTGTAATCTCAGCTTCGTAGCTTTGTGATTAAtactgcaaaacaaaacacacgCATTCAGCAATTTATTCTAGGGCTTCATCagacaaataaaatatcaaatttaatcaaatttaatCAATATTGAAAAATAGGGATGAAgctgaagagaaaagaaaagaaaaacagacgGAGATAATATGGTATTACCTTGGGCGTATGGTTTTGGCGAAATTCTAAGGTTTTAGACGAAGAGGGCGACGACTGAAGAGAGATAGCGGGAAGCAAATTAGGTTGTCTTTCAGGCCCATCCGGACCGTCGAATTATAAGTAATCAAATTGATAGGGAGCGACGACGCCGTATAGACACCCCGCGGTTATTGGGTATTTTTGGAGCGGATTTGGTAAGCCCCGGGTTGATTTTGGGCTTGGTTAGATTGACATGTCTTTAGGCCATCTCCATCGCTTCAGGCTGGCCCAGGCAAAAGGCAGGAACAAGCCCGAGTCCACCTCCAGCGCGACGAAACCAGCCCGGGCAAGCTGCGGGTCCCACGAgcccgggcaggcccaagggcaaaattCGACTGGGCTCGAGCCCGAGTTtatgctgacgtcagcgccgtaaattcaatttttttttaccgttggcgcgtgtaatacacgcgccaacggtaaaaaaaatttgactgacGTGCGCTGACGTCGTCGTGACGTCAGCACCAACGGTTACATGCCACGTGTCGGCTCTGGGTGGCTccgattgaatttttttcagaaatcctacggttctcatttttttggccaaaaaaatttaaaaaaaatcctaaaaaatcagaaaaaattcgaaaaaattctgaaattttttttaaaaaataccaaaaatgtatgtattttttccctataaatacctaaccattttatctactttcaacaccaaatcttcatacaatttcttctccatacaatattttctactctccactcacataattcatttttcacaccaaatctccatacaaactcatctccttccaatattttttactctctactcatattttccactttccacaccaattccatattttactctctactcatattatcggaaatctgagattataatttttattaatgaatatccgaaaattttatctggaataagacacgtggtAACCGAGATtcacatccgaaaatcttatccgaaaatttaattacaaaagattatcaaaattaatgatttaaagtataaaaaaataggaaataaagtacaatgaatagtaattgccctagacttgccctagactttgcccttgtgggtggaaccacaaatggcaaggctgacactattcacgtgaatagtgtcagcccttgcttgcccttgccttagactttgccctaaggggtggagttgctcttagagGTATCCAACCCAGGCTTGGTCCAATAAAAAGTAGAGCTACACCATTTTGCTTTCTCCTTATTCCCATTACTCGGGAGAAAAACTTACCTCTATCGAGACGTCAGTATGACAGTATTTCAAGGCAATCACGTATTATTTTGCACTTTAATTTTTCCACATGAAACATATATAATACTAAACCGTAAAGTTCTTCTCCTCAATTAGCcatcaagggaaaaaaaaaaaaaaaaaaggtagtttaaacattttaatttttcacatGCATAGTACAAAACATTTTTGAGGATATGATATGTAAATGAAATGTATGGAAGATCTAAAATATATTACTCACGTGAAATGTGACTAATCTTTTAAACAACATCATGTGAATTGATTTGAACCAAAAAGTATATATGATGAATATATACCATCCCATGTGGTTGCTAATATAAAGTTGGTTTAGCTAATTAACCTCAACTAATTGAAAACCATAAAGCATAATTTTGCTTTTTGCCCAAGTAAAGCTCCTTCGAATCTTCTATGCTTCCTTAGTTACAACTTACATCCCTCTTAGCCAGTCTAACTTTTCATGGTCCAAACAAACAATAACCCCATGAACCTTAACTAGTTCAAAGATCATGTGATCACTTTTCTGGGTCTTCAAAACATTGGCAGTTTTGATCACGCTGAAGTGTTGAAATCGACTTGGTCTTTTTATGATATATAGATACAGTCCGTGTTTGAATCTTTgatgttctttttgtttttgcaaagCCAGCTACATCTATGAGTTGTTATATCATGTATTACAAGCGTTGGtatcaataaataataaacaagTTGGCGTTTGTAGCGTTATTGATAATATAACGTTCCCATATCACACAATATAACATAGATACCAAAATCATGAGGCAAAAAATTCATCTGCCCCATTCACATGTTTTTCACCATTTCAAACCTAAACTTTCTGCTCATCAGTCATCACTCTCTCCTCCCCATCTTAATTGCCCTCACCAGCCTCTCGCCTTTGAAAAAAGTTTCCCATTGCCAGTTGCCACCCAAGACCCGTTATAAAAAACTCACCTCTCAATTAACATTTTCATCACATTCCTTCttcccatttttgtttttccattttaGAGATGAAAATGGCATGTTCCAATTACGTTTTAGCATTCATTTTGCTTGCAGTATGCCTGATCAATTCTGTCCAGTTGGTATCTGGAAATGGGAATCAAAACAATGTCCAAAAGGCTTGCAGTGTGACCAGATATCAAGACCTCTGCATCCACTCACTTGCTTCATTTTCAAGCTCGGCCAAGAGCAGCCCTAGCAGGTGGGCTAGAGCTGCGGTTTCAGTGACATTAGGTGAGGCCAAGAGTGTGGCTCAGTACTTGCTAGCTCTGCAAAAGCACAGCGGCATCAATGGAAGGAGAAGCAGAGTTGCTCTGTCTGATTGCATTGAATGCTTTCAAAACGCAATCGACGAGCTTCACAAATCACTTGGTGTTCTCAGGAGTCTAAGTCGAACGACTTTTGACACGCAAATGGGTGACCTCAATACGTGGCTGAGTGCTGCCCTTACCAATGGAGACACTTGTTTGGATGGCTTTGAGGGCCAGAGAGGAAGACAAGTCAAATTGCTTCAAAACAAGGTCTTAAAAGCCACTCATATCACCAGCAATGCTCTGGCTCTTGCCAACAAACTTGCCGCCACTGGCCTGGAAAGCCTCCCTCATTCATAGGAAGCTAGGGAGACAAAGTATAGGCTCAGCCTATGCACATGCATGACTAATTGTGAGCCGTTGATGTGTTGTGAGTCTCAATAACACGTGAACGCGGATTAATAAACTTTAGCATAACTTAATAATGAAATGCAGTGTGATTCAAAATTGTGTAAATTAATGGTTTGTTCAATTGTTGCAACTAGTTTAGTACCACTAGTTTGTCTACATATAtgacatatataattattttcttattcgCATATGATAAACTACAATTAACCGCAGCTAATTGCAGTTCTAATCTTACCAATTGGCGGCAATTTCTCtctgcaaacaaaaaaatatctgCACCTTATactgtttttttagttttgcagcaattattgaagttggtggcAAGCCTTTATTAATAGGTAATATGAAGGGCGACAAAAGAAGACTCTAATTGAAAATGCACATAGTTCAACTTTGTATTACATTATTAGTTTAAAAGATTTTAGGATTTTCACTCGTCTCACCGTATCGTTCGGTCTTCATTCCAACATTTTTTGCAGCTCTGGAAATTAAAGACATTGCTGCAGCAGActctgtttctgtttcaaCAAGTCAATTACGTTAGTTTAGGAAAAATTGTCGGAGTGATTTTGGTTGCTATCCATTTGGAAATgaatgttgaaattgaaacaacAACTTGCGCATGCAATTCATTTTAGGCGGAGTTTTAGGTCTTTGTTTAGGTCTTTGTTTTGGTCCAGGGATGTCATTTTCGGGAACAGAATTGACCGTAAGTTATCGACCCTTGTGCTTGGAGTGTTGGGCGACCCAATGTCCTCAGGCATATACCATTTCAACAGAAGATGACACGTATACAGAATGGGTTGTCAGGTCAATTTATCTTTTCAGTTTTGGATGCTTATGATAGGTCAGTTTATGTGCAGAAGCTATTAGCTCTATGTAAAAAAGATACAACAGTAAAATTTGTATTGTCAATTACTTCAATTTTTCTACCGTCCGAACCAATaaaacaactaataaaattaggataatttttgctttctttttcagtGAGAAGATACTCCTCTTTCTTGCGAATTATAATTTAACATAgttacaaaataatttatcaagaatataaaaagaaataaaaagaattttttttacacacATATTACATTTCTATTGACAGGAATATGGGAACTTTAACTTACATGTAATATGACAAAGAGATAAGTATTTTCTATGAAGTTATTATTATCTTTTCCCaaactaataaataaaatttagttaaTTACTTCAAAAACCCAATGCCTAACTTCATACTCGGGAAAACCCTAAATATGTATGTACATGAATTTCGTGGTTTGGTGGGGACCATAGCGTGATAAGCATTTTACAAACTTTCTAGGAAGTTGGAAGAATTTCGTACACACCACTCTGACTGTTTGGCAGCTAAGAAAAAGTTTGCAACTTTTGAAACTTTTGACCCAATGTGAGAAAGGTTGCACATCGTTCTCATCATGTCATGATTTCAAATCAAGAACGCTAATAAAGAAATCAACAATAGAGAATTAATTATGTTCACCATAAGTTGTCCCAATGGTGGCTCTTATGTGACCATCATCACTGCCGCTAATTAGAATCAGATTGATCTTGAGTTTTTTTAGTTAtcgtttgttttttaaaaattgaaaatatagtattaacatataaatatacatgtgGTATTATATGACTGAATTGATAAGACCACGTGACGGATTTATGTACTTAATCTTTCTTAACTAGCTTGTGAGTGCATTCCAATTTTGActttcaaaaatcaaaattgaggGGActgaagtttttgtttttgtttttttaaagaccTTTGACAGAACGAGAAAAACTTTATTGATAAAATGAAGAACTACAACATGAGGGATAACACACCTGACTTCGAC
Proteins encoded in this window:
- the LOC18768565 gene encoding mitochondrial zinc maintenance protein 1, mitochondrial, which translates into the protein MARAEALNAYRALLRATRKSFAGDTPMLKGSAAEVRKKFEENRHVTSDVEIQRLLEEAREAALFITQMIVQAKLNSRGGYEVKADKDHAGATLEVPSEELLPKS
- the LOC18767967 gene encoding peter Pan-like protein produces the protein MARFRNKKKVFVKPVSKKQQATVDHVTGDKIPRSFVFSRYRLPGPLKQLQADLRKLMLPYTALKLKENRRNKLKDFLNVAGPMGVTHFLMLSKTPTAPYLRVARTPQGPTLTFKIQEYSLATDVVRSQLRPRCPQDLFKNAPLIVLSGFGTGEQHLKLTTILFQNIFPSIDVNTVKLSSCQRIVLLNYNKDTKLIDFRHYSIRLQPVGVSRRLRRFVQNHQVPDLRNLQDVSDFVTKAGYGSESEADDEAATVTLASDLGRVNRASTKSAVKLQEIGPRMTLQLMKIEEGLCSGGVIFDEFGNGDGKKTKDNHEDMENDEDEHDEEDEENDEEDGDDIEED
- the LOC18766590 gene encoding 21 kDa protein, which translates into the protein MKMACSNYVLAFILLAVCLINSVQLVSGNGNQNNVQKACSVTRYQDLCIHSLASFSSSAKSSPSRWARAAVSVTLGEAKSVAQYLLALQKHSGINGRRSRVALSDCIECFQNAIDELHKSLGVLRSLSRTTFDTQMGDLNTWLSAALTNGDTCLDGFEGQRGRQVKLLQNKVLKATHITSNALALANKLAATGLESLPHS